In the genome of Cydia strobilella chromosome Z, ilCydStro3.1, whole genome shotgun sequence, one region contains:
- the LOC134754731 gene encoding box C/D snoRNA protein 1 isoform X2 codes for MSSSSDSEPETRGPAPRLGPCEVCASKEAQYTCPKCEVKTCCLNCVRIHKMELNCDGTRDRTKFVRIRDFTDRDLLSDYRLLEECARFVHGVKRDEKKRFTRIDKDLPVHLFKLKIAARDCGIALQFLAQNFSRHFVNTTRYNYKTNLISWRVEWIFPNAEPNMVKFVDEKCLETKRLSELLDKYLDVNAEPFEGSKALTYYKSVGFNGVKVLLRAEKVKGCARKFFELDPSETLAENLSGKCIVEFPLVFVVLKDHAYNFDIITPDEFEEEQPIAKEPPAQIEAKKRKRPLLTEKVALEKQKEIQQEIKEEKKKKPKNLLFTTGYSSEESLDVSEDESNK; via the exons ATGTCGTCGTCGTCAGATAGCGAGCCGGAGACAAGGGGACCCGCGCCAAG ACTCGGCCCTTGTGAAGTATGTGCCTCAAAGGAAGCACAATACACGTGCCCTAAATGCGAAGTAAAGACATGTTGTTTAAACTGCGTTAGGATCCACAAAATGGAGCTAAACTGCGACGGTACACGGGACAGGACTAAATTTGTTCGCATCAGAGATTTCACCGATAGAGACTTGTTGAGCGACTACAGGCTGTTGGAAGAGTGTGCCAGGTTCGTGCATGGAGTGAAACGTGACGAAAAGAAGAGGTTCACTAGGATAGACAAGGATCTGCCAGTA CATCTCTTCAAACTGAAGATAGCGGCCAGAGACTGCGGCATAGCCCTGCAGTTCCTCGCGCAAAACTTCTCAAGGCACTTCGTAAACACAACTCGttacaattacaaaacaaaccTAATTAGTTGGCGGGTGGAGTGGATCTTCCCCAATGCTGAACCGAATATGGTGAAATTTGTAGACGAGAAATGCTTGGAGACTAAAAGGCTTTCGGAGCTGTTGGATAAGTACCTGGATGTCAATGCGGAGCCGTTTGAAGGATCGAAGGCTCTGACTTATTATAAGTCTGTCGGGTTTAACGGAGTCAAAGTGCTGTTGAGAG CTGAAAAAGTTAAAGGATGTGCTCGCAAGTTCTTCGAGCTGGACCCGAGCGAGACTTTAGCAGAGAACCTCTCTGGAAAGTGCATAGTTGAGTTCCCGCTTGTGTTCGTCGTGCTGAAGGACCACGCCTACAATTTCGATATCATCACTCCAG ACGAATTTGAAGAGGAACAACCGATCGCGAAAGAACCTCCCGCACAAATCGAGGCCAAGAAGAGAAAGAGGCCCCTGCTTACCGAGAAAGTGGCGCTGGAGAAACAGAAGGAGATACAGCAGGAGATCAAAGAAGAGAAAAAGAAGAAGCCTAAGAATCTGCTTTTCACGACGGGGTACTCCTCCGAGGAGAGTTTAGACGTTAGTGAGGATGAAAGTAACAAGTGA
- the LOC134754731 gene encoding box C/D snoRNA protein 1 isoform X1, giving the protein MSSSSDSEPETRGPAPRLGPCEVCASKEAQYTCPKCEVKTCCLNCVRIHKMELNCDGTRDRTKFVRIRDFTDRDLLSDYRLLEECARFVHGVKRDEKKRFTRIDKDLPVHLFKLKIAARDCGIALQFLAQNFSRHFVNTTRYNYKTNLISWRVEWIFPNAEPNMVKFVDEKCLETKRLSELLDKYLDVNAEPFEGSKALTYYKSVGFNGVKVLLRAEKVKGCARKFFELDPSETLAENLSGKCIVEFPLVFVVLKDHAYNFDIITPEDEFEEEQPIAKEPPAQIEAKKRKRPLLTEKVALEKQKEIQQEIKEEKKKKPKNLLFTTGYSSEESLDVSEDESNK; this is encoded by the exons ATGTCGTCGTCGTCAGATAGCGAGCCGGAGACAAGGGGACCCGCGCCAAG ACTCGGCCCTTGTGAAGTATGTGCCTCAAAGGAAGCACAATACACGTGCCCTAAATGCGAAGTAAAGACATGTTGTTTAAACTGCGTTAGGATCCACAAAATGGAGCTAAACTGCGACGGTACACGGGACAGGACTAAATTTGTTCGCATCAGAGATTTCACCGATAGAGACTTGTTGAGCGACTACAGGCTGTTGGAAGAGTGTGCCAGGTTCGTGCATGGAGTGAAACGTGACGAAAAGAAGAGGTTCACTAGGATAGACAAGGATCTGCCAGTA CATCTCTTCAAACTGAAGATAGCGGCCAGAGACTGCGGCATAGCCCTGCAGTTCCTCGCGCAAAACTTCTCAAGGCACTTCGTAAACACAACTCGttacaattacaaaacaaaccTAATTAGTTGGCGGGTGGAGTGGATCTTCCCCAATGCTGAACCGAATATGGTGAAATTTGTAGACGAGAAATGCTTGGAGACTAAAAGGCTTTCGGAGCTGTTGGATAAGTACCTGGATGTCAATGCGGAGCCGTTTGAAGGATCGAAGGCTCTGACTTATTATAAGTCTGTCGGGTTTAACGGAGTCAAAGTGCTGTTGAGAG CTGAAAAAGTTAAAGGATGTGCTCGCAAGTTCTTCGAGCTGGACCCGAGCGAGACTTTAGCAGAGAACCTCTCTGGAAAGTGCATAGTTGAGTTCCCGCTTGTGTTCGTCGTGCTGAAGGACCACGCCTACAATTTCGATATCATCACTCCAG aAGACGAATTTGAAGAGGAACAACCGATCGCGAAAGAACCTCCCGCACAAATCGAGGCCAAGAAGAGAAAGAGGCCCCTGCTTACCGAGAAAGTGGCGCTGGAGAAACAGAAGGAGATACAGCAGGAGATCAAAGAAGAGAAAAAGAAGAAGCCTAAGAATCTGCTTTTCACGACGGGGTACTCCTCCGAGGAGAGTTTAGACGTTAGTGAGGATGAAAGTAACAAGTGA
- the LOC134754046 gene encoding uncharacterized protein LOC134754046 — MESAVYARGVTLLNLKMLRKDLEIALMPAGCAIAFPKRYERHNKVLENEYNSDITLGIGALQVCPSGWDVALNELPKSKVRTDPRSMSKCRKRYKSPSLVLDNGQEDPNKKKKYDDSVEKSQESRIFRNSRMKKFKKKKLAKDDETVDSAMSPDKEKIKLKRKAEKCCPHAAEETIGFIDVQNDDKKVNNPSKKRRSRQTRKNKEKKSREERSLEDDLMFELQNFHIGSNSNISTETQSAAPKNLKGKHRNATQTTGSDILDVNRSTLNLKKLVKWTKRRWNKDQKGATLASSLYLVEVHNLPAVMSLVFQAPLFEVFEKYGRIKRIGPAIMHPSAEGECTFSTTICFETETAATKALEEDHTRFGGSEIRVLRPSTVDRCNMPEDIGESGGPGPECRGSMAVTVFEQDGPTATHRALALSGKTIINCEPSPVSQLRLRKIYYISYTLTSRKT; from the exons ATGGAGTCGGCAGTGTATGCGCGCGGAGTAACTTTACTTAACTTAAAGATGTTGCGAAAAGATCTGGAAATAGCACTCATGCCAGCAGGCTGTGCAATAGCTTTTCCTAAGAGGTATGAAAGACACAACAAAGTTTTGGAGAACGAATACAATTCAGACATTACCCTTGGTATCGGTGCACTCCAAGTCTGCCCTTCAGGTTGGGATGTGGCCCTCAACGAACTACCTAAGAGTAAGGTACGCACTGATCCTCGTTCTATGTCAAAATGCAGAAAACGTTACAAAAGTCCTAGTTTAGTATTGGACAATGGTCAGGAGGATCCgaataagaagaagaagtacgATGATTCGGTGGAAAAGAGTCAGGAGTCCCGGATATTCAGAAACAGCCGGAtgaaaaagtttaagaaaaagAAACTGGCAAAGGATGATGAGACAGTTGACTCCGCCATGAGTCCTGataaggaaaaaataaaattgaagcgAAAGGCAGAAAAATGTTGCCCACATGCAGCTGAAGAAACCATTGGCTTTATTGATGTTCAGAATGATGATAAAAAAGTCAACAACCCATCTAAGAAGCGTCGTTCAAGGCAGACcaggaaaaataaagaaaaaaaatcccgTGAGGAAAGATCTTTGGAAGATGACTTAATGTTTGAGTTACAAAACTTTCACATCGGATCAAATTCAAACATTTCAACTGAGACACAGTCGGCTGCTCCAAAAAATCTAAAGGGAAAGCACAGGAATGCAACACAAACAACTGGTTCGGACATCTTGGATGTGAATCGGAGCACTCTGAACTTAAAAAAGCTGGTTAAGTGGACAAAGAGGCGCTGGAACAAAGATCAGAAGGGTGCAACGCTGGCTAGCAGCCTGTACTTGGTTGAGGTCCACAACCTGCCGGCTGTCATGAGTTTGGTGTTCCAGGCGCCACTGTTCGAAGTATTTGAGAAGTACGGGCGCATCAAACGCATTGG GCCTGCTATAATGCACCCATCTGCGGAGGGCGAGTGTACATTCAGCACCACCATCTGCTTTGAGACGGAGACTGCTGCTACTAAG GCTCTCGAAGAAGACCACACACGCTTCGGCGGCTCCGAGATCCGGGTGCTCCGCCCCTCCACTGTCGACCGTTGCAACATGCCCGAGGATATTGGCGAGTCCGGTGGCCCCGGGCCCGAGTGCCGCGGTAGTATGg ccGTGACGGTTTTCGAGCAGGACGGGCCGACGGCCACGCACCGCGCTCTGGCCTTGTCCGGGAAAACCATAATCAACTGCGAACCTTCACCGGTTAGCCAGTTACGATTAAGAAAAATATACTATATCAGTTATACTTTAACATCTAGAAAAACCTAA